The DNA window tgggcaCCACGCCCTCAGTCTGGGCCCACCGGgagtccccctgaccctcctctagccctgcctgcagcccccctgcacgGCCGGTGCCCcactcagcccctcccccgaaggccccgcactcacccccGCTCTGGCTGAGCTTACACCCGGTCTTGGGGTCACCGTCCCCTTTGCGCTTCTCCTGGAAGAGTTTGCAGAGCTCTGTGTGGAGAATGcagggggggtcagagggggaaAGCGCAACGGGAATTGCAGCCGgcaaggggtgtgggggggacaaGGAAGGTTTCTCCAGGCACGTTCCCAAGAagagggggtcggggggggccCCCAGTGGAGGAGGGAGGTGACCTAGTGACAGGTGATGGGGGGGAGCTGAAGCACTCGATGCTtctctgcctctgtcttcacggacaaggtcacccccagactaatgcgctaggcaaggcagtaggggagggagggggcagcccttGGGGGGAAGAACAGGGTGGGGactgtttagaaaagctaaacacacacagatccatgggcccggatttaatgcaccCGAGGGGGCTGGGGACTGGCCAGTGTCATGGAGGAGCCTTTGGCCTTTAGCCTTGAAAAGTCGCGGCGATCGGGAGAGACCCCGGCTGACTGGAAATAGGCAAATGTGGCGCCGGCTTCAGAAAGGGCAGAAGGACGCTCCAGGGAACGACAGACCCGTCAGCCTCACAGCCCTGGAGAAACCATGGAGGGGCCCTCGAGGAATCCAGGGTGAGGCACGTGGCGGAGGGGAAAGTGGCCAGGAACAGTCACAGGGATTCACCCAGGGCAGGTCCTGCCTGACCGATCTGATTAGCGACTGTGctgaggtgcctggctctgtggccgTGGGACAGTCGGTGGCTGTGACAGACCTCGACTTTAGCCAGGCTTGTGCtacgtctcccacaatattcctgccagcGAGTGAAGGGAATGTGGATGGGGAAATGGGCGGTGAGATGGGTaggaagctggctagaaggccgggcccagcgggtcgTGGTTAACGGCTCCATGTCAGGCTgggggtcggtttctagcggagccccagggatcggttctagggccggttttgttcaacatcttcattaacggcctggctgaggggatgagttgcaccctcagcacgttTGCAGCTGACACTGAGCCAGGGGGAGGGTAGagacgctggggggcagggaagggcccagagtgacctgcACAGATTAGAGGATCAGGCCAcaagaaatcggatgaggttgaacaaggacaagtgcagagtcctgccgtGGGGCGGAGGAATCCCAAGTATTgggacaggctggggaccgaccggCTGAGCCGCCGTTCAGCAgaacaggccctgctgagcccggGCTGGAGACCTGCCCCCCGTGtggtccctgcccccctcacccagaggcagggaaagaccccagggatcctggctcccagcccccctgctctaaccactagtctgCAGGAGTCTCGCTCTCACCCGGCGCCAGCAgcacggaggggtggggggagaggcgccAGGCAGCCGCAGCGGGCGCTGTTTTGCCTGAGccgccagcaccctgccccacacactctgctctgtcgggggggggggcacagagggagcggcccagccccaaagggccgtgtccctggtccagctgcgcccccccctcccggggcccCGCCCTCACCTGTGCCCTCCAGAGCATCCAGGAAGAGCTCCATGTCTTCAGCGGTCCAGCCGACCCCCCCGGCTCCGTACTGCTTGAACAAGCGCTGGGCCTCGGCCTTGCGATCCGCTGAAGGGAGACGGGGGGTCAGAGCCGCCAGCACCAggaccctgcttccttcccccctcctgccctgccccctgcaccacctGGGCCGAGCCTGGAATCCTGAGAccagctgctcctgccacccCCACGTGGTCactgcccccctcacacaggggcagggaaagaccccaggagtcctggctcccagcccccctgctctaaccactggcccccactcccctcccagagccagagggAAACCCCAGGGTCCCGCTCCCACccggcacagccctgccctcaccCCAGTGTTTTGCTCCCCAAGCCCCAGGGCTGTGGGCCCCATTTCTGGGAGCTATTTGGGCTGGTCCccctgggggggctctgggccagggcagTTTGCCCCGAGCGGCAGCTCAGGCCGGGGGctgcgggtcccaggctccgtctgccctgcagcctgtctccGGGGGGTCTGTCCAGGGAACACGGCTGCCCCCCACTTGAGCTGAGCGAGGGGTGTCCCAGCCGGGGGAGCAGCTGGCCCCACCGGCAAGAGGAGGGGGCCAGACACAGGCGGGTTCGACAGGGCCAGCCCCTCACACCGGCATGATGGGCCCACAcaccagagctggcccagggcaccGCTGGGGGGAGAGTCCGGCAGCGCGGGGGGGAGGACGcacccgccccacggcccccacccgGCTAGAACCGGGAGGGATGGAGCAGCACCGAGctcaggggctgggaggaggtgggggcaggagttggggccttacagccctgggggaggggagattcccAAGAAGGGCCCCGTGAGGCAGAGGGACACTGGGGCgtctcccccgggccagacgggCCTGGATCCAGGCGGGGGCCCAGGGGACATGTCCCAGGCCCGAGGAGAAGGACCAGGCAGAGCTGTGGCCCGGtgagcacagaccccccccccccccaccaccggcctggggagggaaggggagaagccgTTTGCTGGGACGCACTTCCACAGCCGGGCAATGggcgcagccgggggggggggggggtgacggtgtctggtgggggggggggctggaaaagCAGCCGGGCCTCGAAGGCCATTTGCCCTGTTccacctgctccccgccccccgcatccCAGGCCTGCTCTCACCCCCACTCCGGCAGGCCCGCTCACACAGCTCCTCCAGGGTGAGCTCGCTGCTCAGGGACTTCATGATGGAGGCGGCAGCCTTCAGGGAGGCCTCGTCCGGCAGCGTGAAAACGAAATGGACGTCGGGGTCCGGCCCCCCGCGCtgctccgcccccccctccccgtcggCAGGCTGCCGGCACAGAGATCCCGGCTTGAGCACCACTGGAGAGAGACGGGGGGGGGAGTCAGAGTCACCGGTTCCGGGACCCTTCTCCCGTCCctccccgcactgccccccactCTCCGGCgtagccccctgcagccccagggccaTGTGGTGCCGGCACCGGACGCTCACAGCTGGCAGCCGGGAGGCCCATGAACGCTGACTGGGGGAGACCTTCCCCGGCCACCAACTGGTGACTTTTCTGTGTGGGCGGGGGCCCCGCAGTCCTGTCCGTGTCCCGCAGTCCCCATGCTGGACACCTCCCCCCGtgtggtcactgcccccccacgcCGGAGGTAGAATGCAGGAGCCCCTCTCCcatgccccctgctgtaaccactacacccaactcccctcccaga is part of the Pelodiscus sinensis isolate JC-2024 unplaced genomic scaffold, ASM4963464v1 ctg142, whole genome shotgun sequence genome and encodes:
- the LOC142823534 gene encoding uncharacterized protein LOC142823534 isoform X3, which encodes MSFNINNYGTININMHLRAPCPIRAPGPRCIPLCASAPQRDGRSRDVASLPGSLDSTEEVGQSAVTFKPGSLYQLPADEAVQNPESTVTEILVLKPGSLCRQPADGEGGAEQRGGPDPDVHFVFTLPDEASLKAAASIMKSLSSELTLEELCERACRSGADRKAEAQRLFKQYGAGGVGWTAEDMELFLDALEGTELCKLFQEKRKGDGDPKTGCKLSQSGAPDV
- the LOC142823534 gene encoding uncharacterized protein LOC142823534 isoform X2 yields the protein MMAYHIGGCADINNYGTININMHLRAPCPIRAPGPRCIPLCASAPQRDGRSRDVASLPGSLDSTEEVGQSAVTFKPGSLYQLPADEAVQNPESTVTEILVLKPGSLCRQPADGEGGAEQRGGPDPDVHFVFTLPDEASLKAAASIMKSLSSELTLEELCERACRSGADRKAEAQRLFKQYGAGGVGWTAEDMELFLDALEGTELCKLFQEKRKGDGDPKTGCKLSQSGV
- the LOC142823534 gene encoding uncharacterized protein LOC142823534 isoform X1, which produces MMAYHIGGCADINNYGTININMHLRAPCPIRAPGPRCIPLCASAPQRDGRSRDVASLPGSLDSTEEVGQSAVTFKPGSLYQLPADEAVQNPESTVTEILVLKPGSLCRQPADGEGGAEQRGGPDPDVHFVFTLPDEASLKAAASIMKSLSSELTLEELCERACRSGADRKAEAQRLFKQYGAGGVGWTAEDMELFLDALEGTELCKLFQEKRKGDGDPKTGCKLSQSGAPDV